A portion of the Tachysurus fulvidraco isolate hzauxx_2018 chromosome 8, HZAU_PFXX_2.0, whole genome shotgun sequence genome contains these proteins:
- the trub1 gene encoding probable tRNA pseudouridine synthase 1 produces the protein MAAVNNVTLTKLQSLNGVFAIYKKSGPTSADVLNTLKQALLKEAGVDKVNPRKRKKQAIKLGHGGTLDSSASGVLVVGMGEGTKMLTSMLSGSKKYTAVGELGKATDSFDATGGVVQEKSYDHITRELFEEKLKQFTGEIMQVPPLYSALKKDGKRLSTLMKEGHNVEAKPARPVTVYSLSLQDFNPPLFTLDVECGGGFYVRSLVDDLGKALSSCAHVRELTRTKQGQFTLEEHVLREERWTFQDISEVLQPCPKPAVVQKASKKSKTQDTTSHLVSEPAAKDLQHSRHDPDGEDHKRSTD, from the exons ATGGCTGCAGTAAATAACGTTACTTTAACAAAGTTACAATCATTAAACGGCGTATTCGCCATATATAAGAAATCGGGACCCACGTCTGCAGACGTgttaaacacactgaaacaggCGCTGTTAAAAG AGGCTGGTGTAGATAAAGTGAACCctagaaaaaggaagaaacagGCTATCAAACTGGGACATGGTGGGACTCTGGACAGCTCTGCTTCTGGTGTTCTGG TGGTTGGTATGGGTGAAGGGACAAAGATGCTCACCTCCATGCTTTCTGGATCAAAG AAATACACAGCTGTCGGAGAGCTGGGTAAAGCAACAGATAGCTTCGACGCTACAGGAGGTGTCGTTCAGGAAAAAAGCTACG ATCACATAACGAGAGAGTTGTTTGAAGAGAAGCTGAAGCAGTTCACTGGTGAAATCATGCAGGTGCCCCCTCT GTACTCAGCACTGAAAAAAGATGGCAAGCGACTTTCTACCTTGATGAAGGAAGGACACAATGTGGAAGCTAAGCCAGCACGACCAGTTACAGTATACAGCCTCTCGTTACAAGACTTTAATCCCCCACTTTTCACTTTGG ACGTTGAGTGTGGTGGAGGGTTTTATGTCAGAAGCCTGGTGGATGATCTGGGAAAAG CATTGTCCTCATGTGCTCATGTACGAGAGCTGACCCGGACAAAGCAGGGCCAGTTCACTCTAGAAGAACATGTGTTAAGGGAGGAACGCTGGACCTTCCAGGACATTTCTGAGGTATTACAGCCCTGCCCTAAGCCTGCAGTTGTGCAAAAAGCgagcaaaaaaagcaaaacgCAGGACACCACCTCCCACCTCGTCTCTGAACCTGCTGCAAAAGATCTCCAACATAGCAGACACGATCCTGATGGTGAAGACCATAAACGCAGCACTGATTAA